One Candidatus Atelocyanobacterium thalassa isolate ALOHA genomic window, TTCCCTATATGATCAACTCCTGCCCTGAAACCTTTAGACAAGAAATCTAATAGACATTGACATCCTCCTGCGTTTTGATCTTCTTTCGTTGACTGCAGTATAACGAGCGAAGCTACATGAGGATTTGCTAATAGGTTTCTTATTAAAGGGCTAATACCTCTGGTTGGACTATATAAGTTTCCAATAACTGCATATTCTTTTGATGTTAAATATCTTGCAACTGATTCTTTTACTGTCCATCCAGTAATGATAGCTGTTTGTCCATAACCACAAATTAATTGGTTAGCTTTGTAATGAGGATCATAATTAAATAAATAGTTTGATGGTGTAATCGTCATAAGCAGCTATTAGATACATTGTAAATATTTTTTTCACAGGATTTATACAAAAAATAATTTTTTTTGTAAAAATCAATCTAACATAGTATTGTGTCTAATAATTTTTTCAATTAACTATACCGAATCGTCTCATACGATAAATTGAAAGTACTATAAACATGACAAATTATTCTTCAAAAATACAGAAATAGAAAGTTTTATAATTTTTCTATTTCTGTTGTGCTTACATACCAAATTGCTTAACAAATTCTTGAACTATAGTTAAATTTACCGTGTCACGAATAATTACGAAAATTCCTAATCCTAGCAATAGGACAAGGCCAGTTTGCATAACACCTTCTTGAAACTTATTGGGTAATGGTTTTCCTAAAAATCCTTCTATTAATAAAAATATCAATTGTCCACCATCTAATGCAGGCAAAGGCAAGATATTGATAACAGCTAAATTAATACTAATTAGTGCACCAAATTGAAATAAATTTCCGAGATTATTTTGAGCAATACTAGCCCCATACTCAACAATTTTAACAGGACCGGCGACTTGTTCTATATTTTCTTGAAAGTGCCTTATTAATTGCCAAAATCCTTTAATTGTGAGAGTAAAAGCATTTAGATAAGTCTTACTACTATAAACAAATATTTCCACTAAGTTCTTGGCGCGGCTCAACTGAACATTGGGCAATAAACCTACTCCAATTTTTCCTTTCCCTTCTTCAGTTAGCTCAGGTATCACTGTTAAATCTAATATTTCTTCTTTTCTTTTAATAGTCAAATTTAAAGGTTTATTTATCGAGTTTTTAACTTTTTCAACGAATAATGTAGTTGCTTCAGGAAACTCTTTTAACGGATATTGATCTATAGATAAAATAATATCTCCTTCTTTTATTCCTGCATCCATAGCTGCAGAATTATTATCTATTTGAGGAACCATCAGTCCTGGTTGTAAATCTTGAATTCCCATCGTAGCGGTCTGCCCAACCAAAAGAAAATAAGCAAATACTAGATTAGCAATTACTCCTGCACTAATAACTATAGCTCGATCAGTAATAGGACGATTGCGAAGTAAATTTGGATCATCAATTGATATTTCGCTTTCTGGATCGTCATCAGGGAAACCGACAAATCCACCTAAAGGTATAAGGCACAAGGTGTATTCAGTTTCTCTCCCTTTGTATCTAGCTAAAACAGGTCCAAAGCCTATGGAAAATCGTTTAACATGAATTCCTTGTAATCTTGCAGCAGAAAAATGACCTAACTCATGAACAACAATTAAAATAACTAAGACTGTGATTGCCGCCAACATTGACATAATAAATTAGTTGATTATCGGATATTTAACATCCCTATATTGTAAAACATATGGTAATCCTCTTTCACTTTCAATTAATAACTGATAAAAAGTATTAAAATATCGTATTCACCAATTAAACTTAAAAAATAATAATTTAGATATTTTTATGACATTTAACCAAAATCCAATAAAGTTTGGGACAGATGGATGGCGAGGTGTTATCGCAGCAGATTTTACATTTGAAAGAGTTGCAATAGTAGCTCCCCTATGTGCCCAAGTTTTATTAAACAATTATGGAACAGTATCTAATAGCCACACTATTATCGTAGGGTATGATCGTCGTTTTTTAGCTGAAGAATTTGCTAAGATTGCTGCTGAATCTCTCATTGAAGCCGGTTTTGATGTTGTTTTTGCTGAATCTTATGCTCCAACTCCTGCTTTTAGTTGGGCAGTTAAATCACAAAATGCTTTGGGGGCTATTGTATTAACTGCAAGTCATAATCCTGGAAAATATCTGGGCATAAAAGTCAAAGGAGCTTTCGGTGGTTCAGTTTCCTCTGAGATTACCCAACAAATTGAGAACTTACTATATGAAATGCCTAAGTTCTCTGGCAAGACAGGTATTTTAAGTTACTTTGATCCTTGGAAAAGTTATTCTCAAGAATTAAAAAGTAAAGTTAATATTAAAAAAATTCAACAGGCAGTTCACAATAAAGATTTAACTATTTTTGCTGATGTTATGTATGGAGCTGCAGCTAGTGGATTGGAAAGATTATTAGAATGTCCTATACAAGAGATTAATAGCAATCGCGATCCTCTTTTTGGAGGCAATCCCCCAGAACCTTTGCCGTGTTATCTTACGAAGTTACTAACTACAGTCAAGAAATTTAATGCTGAAAAAAGTTCTGGTTTAAGCATAGGTTTAGTTTTTGATGGAGATGGCGATCGCATTGCAGCAGTTGATAAGCAAGGGAATTTTCTTAGCTCTCAAATTTTACTTCCGATCCTTATGGATCACTTGGCAACACACAAGGGATTAAAAGGCGAGATTGTTAAGACCGTTAGTGGTGCGGGACTGATTTCTTATCTAGCAGATTTTTATAATTTACCAATTCATGAAACTTCGATAGGCTACAAATACATAGCTAATAGAATGTTAAACGGCAATGTTTTAATAGGGGGAGAAGAATCTGGAGGAATCGGTTACGGGACACATATACCTGAGAGGGACGCCTTATTATCTGCACTATATTTGTTGGAAGCAATAGTTGAAAGTAGTGATGATTTAGGAGAGTATTATTTAAAATTACAAAAAAAAGTAAATTTTTTTAATGCCTATGATCGTATCGATTTGCCATTATCTAGTCTTGATATACGCTCAAAATTGATAAAGCATCTAGAAACGAAGTCTTTTAATGAAATCGCTAACAAAACTGTCCTAAAGTGTGATAAAAAAGATGGATATAAATATTATTTAACAGATCAAAGTTGGTTGCTTATACGTTTTAGCGGTACAGAACCTACTTTGAGGCTATATTGTGAGTCTTTAACTTTAAAGCAAGTTAACAATATCTTAGAATGGGTGAAGAATTGGGTTAACTCAATTTAAATATCCATAATCTATAATATGAAAGTGATTCGTATATTTTTAATATTTTAAAAAACTCTAAAAATAATTAAACCTATGCAGTATCAAACAATAAGGCTAGCACAGTTTCTAAAATGGAAAAGATTAGTAAATAGTGGAGGGGAAGCAAAATTCAAAATACAAGGAAAAGAAGTATTGCTTAATGGTAATATCGAAACTCAAAGAGGTAAGCAATTAATAACAGGAGATATAGTGACCTTTAATGGAATTGAATACAAAGTTTTACTCGAGTAAATTTACTATACAATAATCATTTTGTTATTGTCATAATTAAAGAAATATCTTTATCAATGATTATATTTAATTGATAAGTCTTCAAGAATCTTATTTTTAATATTTAATGCAGTTGCTGGAGCTAGTAAGATTCCATTTCGATAGTGTCCAGTAGCCAATAATATGTTTGAATGATGAGGAATTTTTTCTATTATAGGTGCTATTCCTCCATCAGGACGAGGACGTTTTCCAGTCCAAATTTTGGTAATGTTTCCATTTTTAAAACCTGGACATATAGAAAATAATTCTCTTTTAATTTGCTCTAAAAATTTTGATTGAGCTAACATTTCTCCATTACTACGGGGAAATTCTATTGTTGAACCAACCCAATATCTTTGAGGATTAACTGGAATAATATTAATACCCTTTCCAGCAATTACAGGAATAAAGTTAGTATTTTCTAAAGGAGCATTTAGATCAATTTGCATCCCTTGGCCAATTACAGGCTTAATTTTGACTATCGTTTGTAATTTATTAACTAATTCGTTTGAACCTAAACCAGCACTTATAACTATGTAATCTGCTTTTAAGATTCTTTTTGATGTTTTAGTATAACAAGTTAGATCATGACTAAACTTCTGATCAAATGATGGAGATATTTTTTGAATCTTAGTGTTGAATAAACAATGTACTCCATTTAAAGATGCTCCTAGGACGAGAGCTCTTGTCATTTGAATTGGATTAACTTGAAAATCTTGTGGAGAATAAATAGCTCCAGTTATTCTTTCATCTTTAATTTGTGGACATTTTTGAAATAGTGTACTTTTCTCCCATACTTCCAAAAAATAACTAGAAGAATTACGAATTTCGATTAAATCCCCCCATTTTTCTAGATAATTATCTACGTAATGAAGTAATAAAATACCGTTAGAATTTACTTGTATCGGTATCTGAGTTAGTTTTTCAAGCTCGGGGATTAATGTTTTATAACGTTTTAAGCTCGTTTTACACAAATCCCATCCTTTCCCTCTAGTCTTATAGTTGGCAACTCCTCGTAAGACTCCCAGTGCTCCTTTCGTAGAAGAAGATGCAGGAAATTTTTCGTCAACTAAAATAATTTCTATACCATTAAGCAAACTAAGCTCATAAGCTATTGTTGCTCCTATAATTCCAGCTCCAATAATAACAATACGAGGCATTTTTTTTGGACTCTTTATCTTTAATATGACTATAGTTCAAAAAAGTCAAATATCAAAAGTTAGACCTTAATATTTGTAGTAACTATATTAACTTTAAATAAGAAATACTTTATTATTTAGTATTGATTGGTTTGGATTTTTTGTCCTAAAATACTCAAGTTTACAACATGTCCTCCTATTACTAAATAAGTTGTGTCAACTATATTTCCTAACTTAGAAACAATATATCCAAGTCGATCGCGAAACAATCTACCAAGTGGATAAGCTGGAACGACTCCCCATCCTGTTTCTTCGGCGACAAAAATCAATTTAACCGATGTTTTTTCAATACACTTAAAAAGATCAGTGACGACATAGTCCCATTCTTCATCATTTTCATCTAATCTATTTGCTACCCAGGTTCCTAAAGAATCAATTAATAAACAACAAGGAGGCATTGTTTTATTAATAACTTTAATAAGATCATATGGTGTGGACAAAGTTTCCCAATGAGCAGGTCTACGATCACGATGCTTCTTAATACGATTTTGCCACTGAAAGTCAGCAGGGTTTTCAATGGCTGTTGCTACGTAGATAACTTGACTATCTAACTTATTAGCTAAATCTTCAGCCCACTGACTTTTGCCTGAGCGAGTTGGCCCTATTACTAAAATATGTTTTGGCATTTTATTGAATATTTAGTAGGTTCATACTAGAAAATCAAGTCTTGTCACTATTATTTTTTAATAGAATGTACTTACAAAAAAATATAAAATACATACCATATACTAATTTTATAGTATTAATAGATTGTAAATAATATTTGTCTTATGAAAATATCTTGTGAGTGACTTACTTTTCGTCTTATGGTACAAAGCTTCTTCTTAAAGTTAATCTATGATTTCCATTATAGTGCGTATAATTTTTAAGATATTTGGTTAATTTTTTACGGAATATTTTGATTTGTGTTTCGTACTTATTACATGAGCTAGTTTAAGATTTAAGAAAGCGTTGATCAAAAGAAATAATCTTGTTATGTCGGTAGAGGGTATACCCCAGACTTTAGGATGAATAATTGCGTGGACTAACAAAAATCCTGTTATTCCAATATTTATGCCAATCACAAAATTTTTCCAGCCATAAAGTTGGATAACCATAATAGATAACAAATATGATATAAAAAAATTTACTATGAATGGATTAAGAATAGTAGTGCCTCTTATAGAGTTTTCTAACCCTAAGAGTGAACTTCCAAGGAGACGAAACGGCCATTGAGGTAAGTCAAAAATATAAACTCCTTTAAAAAAAAGAATCCTGAACTACCTAATACAATCCCTAAGTTAAAAGATAATGAAGAAATAAAAGAACAAGTACGAAATAATCCTAAAACAAATAGATAAGAAGTTATCAACATGGAAGTTCCAAATAGATAATTAATAGCTTGATTATCTATCCAAAAATTAAGATTTGGATTGTGAAGATAACTAAAAAAATTTTGCGCAGTAATTTTTTGGTTGAAAGCCATTTGAATAGCTTTTTCTGAATCTAATTGTCCTACTCCAAAATAATTAAATGGATCTTGATTAGTTTTTCGTGAAGACTGAATTAGTATTCCAAAAATATCATTAACCTTCTGATAGTTAGCAGCTTTAATCAAAGCAATTACTCCAGTAACATGGGCAGCAGCTACCCCAGTACCTTCCGATCTTTTAAATATTATATTTTCAGTGTTGAAACCAAAATTGACATTATCGTTACTATTCCCTGGAGCAGAAATATCAACTTGTGCGCCAAAATTTGAATAAAATGCTTTATTGCCCGTAGCATCTAAAGCAGAAACGCTTATAACTTTTGAATATCGGGCAGGGTAATATGCTGTGTTGTGGTTGTCATTTCCTGCCGAAGCAATAATTATAATACCTTTGTTATAGGCATAATTTATGGCATTTTCTAGTATTCTGCTTTTACTCTTTCCTTCTAGGCTCATATTAATAATATCAGCACCATTATCAGCTGCGAAACGGACTGCATCAGCTATATCCGATGTTGTGCCTTCTCCTGTTTCGGAAAGAACTTTTAAAGGCATTATTCTAACTTTTTTAAATACTCTTTTATTATTAATAGTCTGAGTTATAACTTTTGCTATGTTTGTACCATGCCCATTATCATCATAGGTATAATTTCTATCGTTTACAAAATCATATCCTGAAACAAATTTAATTTTTTGAAGTTCAGATGTTTTATTTATTCCTGTGTCTATAATAGCAATAGTTACTTTTCTTTCGAATGTTTTGCCTACATTCTTATCTGAATGTATATTAGATAAATTCCACTCTTCATGAACATTAGAAACTTGATAAAAATCATCATGCCTTTTTGAAGCCTTATAAACATAGTTAGGTTCTATATAGTCTGTGTAATTATTTAAAAAAGATTTTTTCAAATCTTTCAATAATGTTTTACCTCCTTCTACTATATAGATATTCTCATCTATAGAATAAACACTATTAAGAATCGCAGTAGCATTGTAGTCGTTAGAAATCTTTTCTATTTGTTTACTTAAAGTTGTTGTAGGTATATCTTCGCGAAAATTAATAATAATTGAATTATATCTTTCTTGATCAATAACTTTCTTAGGAATTACCAAAAAAATTGACAAACCTAGTATGAATAAAATTAAAAATAATAGTTTTTTTTTCACTTTCTTTTTTATCAACATTATTTAGTAATTTATAGGGTAAAAAATAAATTTAATATATCTTTTTTAGTTTACTTTTCTTAATAGCCTTTAATAACGCTATCACTAAGTTTACCAAATAATATTAAGGAATTATTATCAATACCATGTAGCAAAATTTGAACATCTAAAATTTATCAGACTAATACTTGTAATCTTGTTATTCTAGAGGGCTGGTTTTTTAAAAACAAATAAAAAGCATTTGGCCTTAGAAAATAATTCCACTAATATAAAAACTAGATTAGCAATACTGTATGCGTTTAAAATTATATACGTTCAAAAAATATTTATATAACTAACTGAAGGTTCATATAAGATCATAGAAAACCTATCTTTAAAAAACTAATAATGGCAAATAACTTACTTCAAGGAATTAATATTTTTTTAATTGGAATGATGGGAAGTGGTAAAACAACTACAGGAAAAAGACTAGCAGAACATTTGAATTATCGCTTTTTTGATACAGATACTTTGATTAAACAAGTAAAACAAAAAACTATTAGTGATATTTTTGTTGAAGAAGGAGAAGAATCATTCCGTATTCTTGAGAGTAATGTTTTATCAGAGTTAGCATCATGTACAAGAAGTGTTATCGCTACAGGAGGAGGAATTGTATTAAAGCAGGAAAATTGGAGTTATTTACATCATGGTTTGATTATTTGGCTAGATACTTCAATTCCTATTCTAAAAAAAAGACTTAATCATGATCTTAGTTCTCGCCCTTTAATACAGAAAGAAAAACTAGACATAGAACTAGAATTATTGCTTAAACAACGTCATGCGTTATATAAACAAGGAGATTTGAAAATTATTGTTGATAAAAATGATAGTTCTGAAGATGTTGTAAATAAAATATTAAAATTAATTCCTACTGTTTTAAAAACTACTTCTAATCAGTAAAACTATAAGGATTTATTAAATTATTAATCATTAAATTTTTGAATATATGATTAAGCTAAATTAAAAGTTACTTATTTAGATAGTAAATCTTTTGCCCATTAGTAGTTGCTAGAGAAGGATAGCCTGCTTCGATTAATGCTTGATCACGTATGCGACAAGAGTCGCATAGTCCACACGGTTCATGATCACCTTTATAGCAAGACCATGTCTTCTCAATAGGAACTCCTAATTTAATAGCTTCTTGAACAATATCAACTTTGGTTTTTTTATTAACGGAGCAATTAGTTCTATTGTATTTCCTTCAATTCCAGCCTTCGATGATATGTTCGCGAGGTCCTGATAAGCCTTAAGATATTCAGAACGACAATCAGGATAACCTGAATAATCAATCATATTTATACCTAGAAAAATCGCTTTTGCACCTTTAGCTTCAGCTAAGGAAAGAGCAAGAGCAATAAAAACAGTATTTCTACCAGGAACATAAGTAGAAGGAATATTATGAGGACTAACTCCATCTAAAGGTATAGACAAAGATTCATCAGTTAGTGAAGATCCTCCCCATTGAGCAATATCAACATCAATTATGTAGTGTGAATTTATGTCTAATTCTTTAGCAATTGTTTTAGCTGACTCCAACTCTTTATGATGAAGTTGTCCGTAACGTAATGAAAGGGCAACAAGCTTATAACCCTGAGCAGCAGCAATAGCTGCTGAAGTAGCCGAGTCTAACCCTCCTGAAAGTAAAACAACTGCTAACGACTTATCGCACATTTAATTACAATTTTTTAAATTTTAGGAACACAAGTAAAAGATTATCATATATTAATTGAACAGTAAATTTGATCTTTACAAGAGATATTTTAATATCGTCTTCTAAAAGAAAAATTTTTTCTTTTAAAAAGTTAGAAAACTAAGGAAAGAAAGATAGTAAAATGTGTAAAAAAATTTAATTAAATTTTTCGACTAAATTTCTTAATCTTATTTATTAAGGTGCTTTTTTCGTAGGTAAATAGATGATTATTCAGAATTTTTTAATTTCTCAATATATGTAATATATTTTGGCTATATTTAAAATAATGTTCCTAATGATTTAATGAGAATCTAGCGATACTTTGGATGTATACTAAGTTATGTAAGAGTTATTTAAACTGTTGATATTAATAGAATATAGAATTGTCAGTTTTTAAATATAAATACCTTCAAAAGCTAAATAAAGCTAACATACAAAAATTAAATTTAAGAAGACAATATACCCAAAAATAAAGTAAAAACTTTGATTAAGTTGGTTAATAAATAATAGACATAATAACTAACAATAAAATAATGAAAAAAAATTATTAAGGAGTTCACTGGCCAATGTTAGCATATATTCTATCTGTAACTGCAGGACTTGCAAGTCTATTTCTTTATTTTGCAGCATTTTTTCTTCCTCGATTACATAGAAAAGATGATTTTTTCTGGAGTGGCCTTGGACTATTTTATTCTTTATCTCTCTGGGTTTATGCAGATAAATTAACAGGAGGTTTTTTGTTAGGGCAATTATGTATTCTGACTTTAATTTTATCCTTTGGGTGGCAAAATTTTCGTTTAAGGAATAATTTCTTAAATTCAGAACAAAAGATAAACTTTACTGAATTTTCCTTTGTGGAGAGAATTCAAAAACTTCTAAAAAGACAATCTTTGTCTTCTTCTAAACTTTCGTCTCCTAAAAATAAAAAACCTAATTTTAGTTATCGTAAAGAAGAATTAAAGCTCAAGAAAAAAAATATTGAAAAAGATAAAGATATTAATATTTTTCAAGAAGTACGGAATAATGATTGTTTAGATGGAGAAAAGTTATCTAATATAAAAAATGAAAAATTTTCATTTAAATCTTTTTTACCATTAAATCAATTGAAATCATTACTTTATTTTAATTCATCAAAAAATAATATAGACAAAGAGTTATTAGATCCCCAAAATATATCTCCTGAACTACGTGAAGAAGTAGATAGTTTTGAAGATGAAATGATTGAAAATCAGAATACAATTATTGGTTATGACAAAAGCTCTATAGATAAACCTAAAGAAAACTCATCTGAATAAAATTAGTATGTAAAAATAAGTCAAAAATATTTGCAATATTTTTCAAATATGAAGTTGAAACTTATTAAGTTTCAACAAAATAGGTACATTATTATATTAATCTCTTAATCTTGTTTAGCAATAGAAATCCAAGGATCCAAAATGTCTTTAAACAAGATCTCTTCAAACCATGTTTTAGCAACTACTGCTAAAGGAAGAGCTAACAACAAGCCTAATACTCCAAAAAATTGAGCAAAAAATATTTGTACTATTAAGGTAACTACAGGCAATAACGAGACTTGTTTAGCCATTACCAAAGGAGTTAACCAATAACTTTCAACATTTTGAATAACAATATACCAAAGAATAATTGCTCCGATCTTCCAAGGTTCATCTAGCAAAGCTACCATAAGTGGAAAAATTACACTTGTAACTGGGCCAATATTAGGAATAAAATTAAGAAGTCCTGCCAATAATGCATGAACTAATACTAGTCTAATTTGTAGAAACCATAAACCCAATCCGCTTAAAGTCCCAATAAATAGACAATTTACAACAATTCCTATTAACCAATTTCCTAGTGCATTTTCTGAGAGTGTTAAAATTTCGTCTCCACGTTGTCGATAAAATGATGGGAAAAGCTTCAAAAATATATGACGATACCTGTGAGGATTTAAAATCATCATTATTGTTAATATAAAAATAAAAACAAGTTGCAAAATGATTGTTAAAGAATTTGAAAAGATTATAAAAAAGTTTGAGAAAATATCTGTGAATAGAGGTTGTAACTGAGAGAATAAATCATCTAAGGAAGGCGGTGAGGGCATTAAAGATAAATAACCTTGATTTTCTAAAAGTAAAATTAAATAACCACGCAGCTTTTCCCCAATATTAGGTAGTAAGCTTAGTAATTTTTGAAATTGATCTAGAAAAGGAGGAACTATTAACCAGCTGAACAAAATAGTTGCTATTGTGATTGTTAAAATTATGACTAAAATACCTAAAATTCTTGGAATTTTTATCTTTTCTAGTAATTTAACCAATCTATTTATAGCTGTTGCAAAGATAACAGCTGTAAATATTAATAATAATATATGCTTGATTTCCCATAAAACATAACAAGAAATAACTAAACTAAATAATCCTATCCATTTACCAATATTCATGAAAATAAAATGTAATTTTTTATTTAAGCTAATATTTAGAAATATCTTTTGATAATTTAATAATTATATACATCTGCTGTCTTAATAATTATCTAAATTGAATGTTTTTTTATTATCTAAAATAACTAACATAGAGTATTCAATCGTTTTTTCCTAAGTATTTTTATATGATTTCTCTGCTTTAATCTGTAATTCTATAATCATATTTCCATTTACTTATAAATCCAAATCTTATTCAAATTAACTACATTTCATTATAGAAAGATATTTTGAGCTTACAATTTCTGTCTAATATAATATTTATATTATGACAATGAACTTAATACATAAGTTTAAAAATAATTTTAACTAATTAAAGCTATTTCAAAAATGAACAAGGAATAATTACGATACACTTGCCTTAGTGTATAAAAAATGATGATATATAAGTTTACATAGAAAATTTACATTAACTATTATTTAAAAAAAAACGTTTATGATTGATATTAAAGCTGTAATTTTAGCAGGTGGGTATGGAACTAGAATTAAACATTTAATTTCTGATATTCCTAAGCCAATGTTTCGAGTTGCTGAAAAGCCATTCATAGAATGGATAATTTCTTATCTTAAACAACAAGGAATTAAGCAAGGAATCATATCAACCGGTTACTTAGGAGAGGTTATTGAGGAATATTTCAATCAACATAAAATAAGTGGGATAGATATTAATTGCTATCAAGAAAAAACACAATTAGGAACAGCAGGAGGATTTATCCATGCTGTTAAACAAAGTGGTTTATCTCCTGAAGCATGGTTAGTTATGAATGGTGATTCTCTAATAGCCAGTAATTTAGAAAAGTTAATTAGCTATTTAGACATTGAAGAAGTAGGATGTGTCATATTAGGAATGTCCGTAAACGATACTTCTCGTTATGGTTCTCTAATTTTTGATGATTCTAATAATTTGCTCCGTTTTTCTGAGAAGGAGAATGGTCAAGGATTCATTAATGGAGGAATATATCTATTCCGTCATAAAATTTTAGAATATTTTCCTTCAAAATATCCTCTTAGTTTTGAGTATGATATTTTCCCAACGTTGTTACAACAAAATATTAAGATTAAAGTTTGCGAAGTTCAATCTCCATTTTTAGATATTGGAACTCCAGAAACTTTAATGCAAGCTGAAAAATTTATTAAAGAAAACTTTACTAATTTAATTAAACCATGCTGATTGCACGTGCCCCTGTTAGAATAAGCTTTTTTGGAGGAGGAACAGATTATCCTGAATATTTTCTTCGTCATGGAGGAGCTGTTTTATCAACAGCAATTGATAAATTTTCATATGTAACTGCAAGTCCTTTCCCTAGTCATTTATTCGATTACTTAGTTCGCATATCTTATCGTAAAGTTGAATTAGTTAAAACGATTGATCATATTGAGCATAAAGTGTTTCGTGAATGCCTAAAGTTTTGTAACTTGGAAAAAGATATTGAGTTACACAACGTAGCAGATTTACCAGCTTTTACAGGACTTGGTTCATCCTCAGCTTTCACTGTATCGTTGCTACAAGCACTTCATAATTTTAAAGGTGAATTTATTAAGCCTTTAGATTTGGCTTATGAAGCAATTTATGTAGAACGTCATCTAGTTCAGGATCATGTAGGATGTCAAGATCAATTAATGTCTGCAGTGGGGGGATTTAATTTAGTAGAATTTAGAACAGAAGAAGATATTATTGTTAATAGAGTAGATATCTCTCCTCAAAGACTAGCTGAATTTGAGTCTCATATTTTTATTGTATTTACAGGTATTAAAAGACGTGCTTCTCACGTGGTAAAAAAGCAACTTAAACGAGTAGAAGATAATCACGAAACTCTTAAAAAGATGCGTAAAATGGTTGATCAAGGTTGGGATATCCTTACTAACAATGAACCGTTTTCAAAATTTGGTGAGTTATTACATGAAGCTTGGATAGCCAAAAGAAGTTTAGATCAAAGTATTTCAAATTCAGAAATAGATTATATGTATGAACTGGGGCGAGAAAATGGAGCTTGGGGCGGTAAGCTTTTAGGAGCAGGTGCAGGTGGATTTTTATTATTTTTTGCGCCACCTGAAATTCATCCAAAACTAAAACAAGTTTTTACAAATCATGAAATACTTTCTATTAAAATTAACTCACCAGGTTCCCAGGTTATTTTTTCATAAGCTTATAGCAAAATGTATAGAAACTAAGAACCATATGGTTCTTATATATTAATAGTTTAAATATAAATAAAGCTCTTTTTGATTAGATCATAAAAGATTAATTAGTAATA contains:
- a CDS encoding Ycf66 family protein, with protein sequence MLAYILSVTAGLASLFLYFAAFFLPRLHRKDDFFWSGLGLFYSLSLWVYADKLTGGFLLGQLCILTLILSFGWQNFRLRNNFLNSEQKINFTEFSFVERIQKLLKRQSLSSSKLSSPKNKKPNFSYRKEELKLKKKNIEKDKDINIFQEVRNNDCLDGEKLSNIKNEKFSFKSFLPLNQLKSLLYFNSSKNNIDKELLDPQNISPELREEVDSFEDEMIENQNTIIGYDKSSIDKPKENSSE
- a CDS encoding NAD(P)/FAD-dependent oxidoreductase, which codes for MPRIVIIGAGIIGATIAYELSLLNGIEIILVDEKFPASSSTKGALGVLRGVANYKTRGKGWDLCKTSLKRYKTLIPELEKLTQIPIQVNSNGILLLHYVDNYLEKWGDLIEIRNSSSYFLEVWEKSTLFQKCPQIKDERITGAIYSPQDFQVNPIQMTRALVLGASLNGVHCLFNTKIQKISPSFDQKFSHDLTCYTKTSKRILKADYIVISAGLGSNELVNKLQTIVKIKPVIGQGMQIDLNAPLENTNFIPVIAGKGINIIPVNPQRYWVGSTIEFPRSNGEMLAQSKFLEQIKRELFSICPGFKNGNITKIWTGKRPRPDGGIAPIIEKIPHHSNILLATGHYRNGILLAPATALNIKNKILEDLSIKYNH
- a CDS encoding RNA-binding S4 domain-containing protein, which translates into the protein MQYQTIRLAQFLKWKRLVNSGGEAKFKIQGKEVLLNGNIETQRGKQLITGDIVTFNGIEYKVLLE
- a CDS encoding shikimate kinase — encoded protein: MANNLLQGINIFLIGMMGSGKTTTGKRLAEHLNYRFFDTDTLIKQVKQKTISDIFVEEGEESFRILESNVLSELASCTRSVIATGGGIVLKQENWSYLHHGLIIWLDTSIPILKKRLNHDLSSRPLIQKEKLDIELELLLKQRHALYKQGDLKIIVDKNDSSEDVVNKILKLIPTVLKTTSNQ
- the cobU gene encoding bifunctional adenosylcobinamide kinase/adenosylcobinamide-phosphate guanylyltransferase gives rise to the protein MPKHILVIGPTRSGKSQWAEDLANKLDSQVIYVATAIENPADFQWQNRIKKHRDRRPAHWETLSTPYDLIKVINKTMPPCCLLIDSLGTWVANRLDENDEEWDYVVTDLFKCIEKTSVKLIFVAEETGWGVVPAYPLGRLFRDRLGYIVSKLGNIVDTTYLVIGGHVVNLSILGQKIQTNQY
- the rseP gene encoding RIP metalloprotease RseP → MSMLAAITVLVILIVVHELGHFSAARLQGIHVKRFSIGFGPVLARYKGRETEYTLCLIPLGGFVGFPDDDPESEISIDDPNLLRNRPITDRAIVISAGVIANLVFAYFLLVGQTATMGIQDLQPGLMVPQIDNNSAAMDAGIKEGDIILSIDQYPLKEFPEATTLFVEKVKNSINKPLNLTIKRKEEILDLTVIPELTEEGKGKIGVGLLPNVQLSRAKNLVEIFVYSSKTYLNAFTLTIKGFWQLIRHFQENIEQVAGPVKIVEYGASIAQNNLGNLFQFGALISINLAVINILPLPALDGGQLIFLLIEGFLGKPLPNKFQEGVMQTGLVLLLGLGIFVIIRDTVNLTIVQEFVKQFGM
- a CDS encoding phosphoglucosamine mutase, with product MTFNQNPIKFGTDGWRGVIAADFTFERVAIVAPLCAQVLLNNYGTVSNSHTIIVGYDRRFLAEEFAKIAAESLIEAGFDVVFAESYAPTPAFSWAVKSQNALGAIVLTASHNPGKYLGIKVKGAFGGSVSSEITQQIENLLYEMPKFSGKTGILSYFDPWKSYSQELKSKVNIKKIQQAVHNKDLTIFADVMYGAAASGLERLLECPIQEINSNRDPLFGGNPPEPLPCYLTKLLTTVKKFNAEKSSGLSIGLVFDGDGDRIAAVDKQGNFLSSQILLPILMDHLATHKGLKGEIVKTVSGAGLISYLADFYNLPIHETSIGYKYIANRMLNGNVLIGGEESGGIGYGTHIPERDALLSALYLLEAIVESSDDLGEYYLKLQKKVNFFNAYDRIDLPLSSLDIRSKLIKHLETKSFNEIANKTVLKCDKKDGYKYYLTDQSWLLIRFSGTEPTLRLYCESLTLKQVNNILEWVKNWVNSI